Genomic window (Vitis riparia cultivar Riparia Gloire de Montpellier isolate 1030 chromosome 4, EGFV_Vit.rip_1.0, whole genome shotgun sequence):
GAATGTTCTGGAGTTTCAAAATCCACATGGATTTTACGTTATAACAAAAAATGCAATAATTAATGAGTAACAAGATCTTAAGAAGAAGAgcaataatctatttttaattatctttggGCTAACTAGCTTTAATAGTTGAAGTTcattttggaaaagaaaggaaaggaataaatgaatgaatttcaGTAGGAAAGCAGTAGCAGCCTGCAGAGGTGGTTTAAGTAGGGAACATTTTACTGTTGGATTCATTGCTCGAGGAAATTTGAGAATCTAGGATAGTGGAAGTTATCAAAGCATATATGGACATAGGGCTGTCTTCATCATCAGCATCTCTGATAAAGATAGACTAGTGCTAGCATCGGGAAAGGGAGATGATCCCCGCATCTCATTTCTCCCCAGGTCCCATTTGTTACCATGGAAAGCTTTTCCCCGGAGAGAAACATATATAAGACAAAATTCGGATAGTTGCCAGCTTGGTCATGTATCCATACATTTACTTCCAATAATTCAAGCTGTACAAATGGGATGGAAACAAATTCCACCAAATTTGTTGCAGAAAGACTTTTCTCTAGATTTTAACATGCACACAAGATATAAGGATTTAGAAGAATCTTCCCATGAAGCATATTAGTGTTTTATCTGTCATCAGAGATCTAAAATACAGCTAGGCCATTTAGCCAGCCAACAGGAACCTCGGCCAAGAAATGACTAGCATAGAAGTGAAAGGAGCTAATGGTGAAGTAGATAAACAACCAGTTGTGGCCAGCGAATGAGAAACATTTGACTAACAATTCAGATGGAACCTTGTACCAACCACTTCGTttctcaataaaaaaatgaaaacacaaTCCAAAATTGTACTTGATTCATTGAGCAATGGCATCGAATCAAAATGAGATTAGCAGCTCATGTAGGATGTGAGGCATGAAGGTATTATCAAAATCATTGTTTGTATTAGAGTTTATGAGGCATCCTTATGTATGGATTAGGGGCATTGACAAGTGACAACTAAACCacagaaaaaaaacaatttaacttCAAACAACATAGGCAAAGGGCTATATTCTTTGCATAGAAAACcagaaaataaacattttagCTCTGCACTGGTTGAATGTTGGAAACAGTTCTACTGTGTGGATGTCAAATTCTATATATAAGCATTTAATACTGAGATTATTCTGACATGGAACATGTATAGAATTAAATATCCATCTAAGACTCCCCATTCTCAGAGACCCAACACATACTGAAATGGCCACACTGAGCCACTGTGCATTCACATATATGGATCAAGAACATGAACATGAACATGAACATGAACTTGAACATTGTTTTGATTTATCATATCCTCCCACCTTTTAGCTCTATTCTACAAGAAGGTTCCATGGCTCTCATAAGTGGTCCTTTCTATGCATATCACTTAACTAACAACATGATCAATGATGGTGAATGGTTCAGGCAAATTATATTGGAGGTCTGATTTTCATCTCATACCCAGGTAACAtcacttttttttccccaattaCTACAAAACAATTGCCTCTTAGGTCCACATATACTGCATCAATTAGTTATTTCATTTCATAATCACAACAAGACAAATAAGATGATGAATTAAGCACACAGCACTATCATAACAATGAGCATACTGCACATTTAAACTCTACACTTTCCGGAGTGGGCTTTACTAcgtttccctttctttttcccttGCTTACTGATTCTCAAGTGCTTAAACTTCTGCGCTCACCTTTTTTGGTTGGGATATTTGGTGTATCTTATTATCAAAACCATTTTACCTGTTTTGAAGGGCAAAATACAcaatttctacaatttttttaccacgatattatttttagaaaatgaaaatctttTCCTATGAACTTCTCTATATCCTTCTATAATGTAAGATGAAAAAACCTGTGATCTAGTGACACACTGACAGAAATATAAGATCCCAATCCTGTCATAAACAACATGGCATTTGCATAAATATCATATATGCAATGTATACTTCAAATCCATGACCACTTTTCCATGTGGAACAAGGGCATATTGCTTATTCTATCACTCATGCTTCCTATATTGTCATTTCATTAAACAAACACCTGTTTCCAAATCTTTGCTCCAGAAAATATGTTATaccttttgatttaattttgcCTTGTTTATGTACAATAGGAATTATAGTCCggaaaaataataacaagacaTAAAAATTGGTGGTACATTAGCTTTCCAAACCCtaattacctatcaaaaaaaaaaattaactttccAAACCCTAATGTAACACTTTATCCAATTAACAGGCTTAATGAAATTTGTTTTCGATTCTTCACCCAAAATAAGTGTGTATGCTATATATTTTCTCCATTGGCTTGGGACTCAAATAGCCTTACTCCTTTCCTGAAtaactttcttaattttttaggCAATGGTTGATTTAGATTAGCTTCTGGAGTCTGGACCAGATTGAATTTGACATTTATATTAACATAACATTAAAGTTacttaaaatccaaaaaacagAAGTTTGGCCAGATGAGGATAATTAGGGTTTAATAACATGTTAAATCACACTCTTGTAGTCCAAACATGTTTGGCCTTTGGTTATGTTTTGAAGAATTGCCTTAATATAGTGAATATTTCATTATAATGTTAATGCTTGTTGTATGACTGCTATTTGTTTCTGATAATTAAATGATTCTGGAATGATTAAATGATTTCATTTCTGTAATGATTGTATGTGTGTGTCTGTAAGATCAAGTAAAAGATTAaactattcttttttaatttcatttttatgttcatACAACTTAATTCCATCTTTTAAGTATCCCTCTACTGTATACAGTTCATTTGCTTTTCATTATTAGTCTATTTCTCATTTCCCATTTCCCATATCCACTCAGGCCTTGGGCATCTTTGCTAATGATAGATCCTTTGCCTAAAAATACTCTGAACTAGAATGAAGCTGCCTGCAGAAGATGACTACTCCATTCCAGTGTAGTTTTAGCATGCAATGGCATAATTTGTTAGTCAGGTCAGTGCTCTAAGCATTTATCCTAAGTGGGATAATATCAAGATTATCTTTCTGTTTTCCTTCTCTTCTAAGGGGGTATGTATATACATGCAGAACTATCCTTTTATTCCTTTATGCATTTTGACAATTATGTTTAAACTTTTACTAGCTTCCACTAACCCATGAATTGTCACATATCCCTTGTTCCTCaaacagagaaaaaaacaaCTCACCTTGAAGGTAGAGGTTCtgttttctatatatattactACTACTTGTTGAAGAAAATGTCTCATTTGATAAacataggaaaaagaaaaagctaatATAATGGGAACATATAAATATGCCATGTTAGCACCTCCAACAAGacagaaaaacaagaaaccattttcattttcatatcagAAGAGGTTTTTGTATTGGGAAGTGAGAAATCAATAACTGTGGAGTCCATTAATATATCACAGATGAAAGAACAGGTGATGGGTCAGACAGTTTCGTAAACTAAGGACAGCTTTGGTTGCACCCACATGTACCAAGTTTACATTCAGAGGGCAAAAAAGAAGTCTCACATTAGTTATGTATGTATATGTACATGTACATACACGTAGCCTAATgatatacatgtatatatatatatatataaatacatgcATGATATACACAATACCGACTTAGAGGTGCATTAAACAAAGGCCAGATGGATGCAACATTTCCAGTTTTATCACGAAGGTCACATCTGTTCATGTCATTTGAGAAACTGATGGGAAAAAAATTGCATATAATAATAccaaaatatgaataaatatataagcattgagagagggggagagagagactttcttttttttcttttttcttttttttctttcgtttCTTTTCTGGTTTCACTTCACCTTTTGAACCTGAATGCTCATGCATGGCTGGACCGCCCATACCGAAATGAAAAGGAGTTCTGTTTGTAGTTTATCCAACCAAAGACGAAAACGATATTCGTCCCATTTCAAAACGGCAAAGTTACGGGTAAACGGGGAAAAAGCAGCTTCCAAGTTCAAAACCAACCAGCAAGCGTAATCAAATTCAAACCCACAAGAGAAAAACTATAAACAAACACTACTACGACAAAAGAGACACTACATGCCATCTGGTTTATAcccaaataaacaaagaaaaaaaatcaaggttaataataataataataataataataattaaataagccTTGAAATGTgaacaaaaacaaacatcatccaCATTTCTTCCTCTCGttctccatttttgtttttcctctttgtttttgtttctttgttccTAGTTGAATGGGTGGGTGTTAAAAATGTACTAGAACAAAATCGCACTATTGCCTTGCAGATAAAAGAGTGAAAGTtgatgaaagagagagaaagaatgagagagagaaagagagcagAATGTGGTGTACGTTCAAGGTCTTGGGTGTGGGAAGAATTGCGTACCAGCCATGAAGGTGTTAAGGGGAGCTGGGTATAAAGAAGGATCAAGAAATGCGGCGGCTGCACCGGCACTGCCACTACCAGTGGTGGCGGCTGTGGCAGTGGAGGTACTGGCGGCTGCTGCGGCACCAGTAATGAGATTAAGCTGTTGAAGTCCTCCGCCACCGGCGGAGGAACTCTCGCCTCCACCGTAATGACCTTCCGGACCATGATCATAGAGAATTCCCTTGAACACATGTCCTCCAATGTTGACAGCCGTCTGGTATGCGTACTGATCGTCAGTCTCGTCAATGGAGCTAACTCTAACACAGCGGAACACTGCGGGAGAGTTCACTTCTGAAGGAAAATTTGCTATTTCCAACCCTAAATATAACTCAAGAAAAATGAGTAGATTAGATTGGACAAAAATTGTCGTGGAGAAGAGAAATagaattaaatatgagaaaaagacTGCCACCCAAATGTAAGCACACGCTCATACACACATATCCATACACAGAAAGCGTAAAATAGTCTCATCCCTGTCAATCTAATCGTCAGGAATACTAAATAACAgtatttagaaaagaataaagcaaaagaaaagctgATGGGGGGTTACTATGGAGGTCGATTTCATCACACGCAATTGATATGGTGTTGGTGGGTACTAGTGAAAGCTTTTTCTCTCTCGAATTCCTCTAGATGCGTCCCTCAATTCTTTATGCAATGAATCAGAGAGTCAATCTTTGTAAGTGTGTCTGTATctgagttttaaaaaacaaacagtACCTGACGTGTGGGTGGGCAAACGAGTGCAGGCGAGAGCGGAAGAGCTTGGATTCTCTCTCTGCCTTTTGGGATTCTCTCCACGGAGCTGCAGTTGTTGTTGGTGCTGTTGGTGTTGTTGCTGCTGTTGCTGCTGTTGTTGTTGAATGACAGTGAGATGTTGTTGCCTCTCTCGCCTTTTAGCAGCAGGAACCCAAGTGCTCTTGATATGGGTTGGGCACTGAAACCCTCGGCTCTTACAACATGTCCTGCACCGCATGTGAATGCAATCCTTCTTCGCTTGGTTTCCACAATCTTGGCAACTcattcctcctcctcctcctcctcctcctgcTCCTGTTCCTCCTCCTCCTGCTGCTTGTCTCATCATCAGAAACGCCGATCTCGAAGAATCATCAGACAAGTTTATTGAGCTCCTACTGGATCCCACGCCTAAGCTAGGCCCAGATGAATAAAGGTCTTGTGGATGATGTTGGTGGCGTTGATGGAGTTGCTCTTGCGGTTGA
Coding sequences:
- the LOC117912096 gene encoding protein SHI RELATED SEQUENCE 1 codes for the protein MAGFFPLGGGRGSNQDSNPPNEIPPESCFFYRNEDISYKGFELWQHQPQEQLHQRHQHHPQDLYSSGPSLGVGSSRSSINLSDDSSRSAFLMMRQAAGGGGTGAGGGGGGGGMSCQDCGNQAKKDCIHMRCRTCCKSRGFQCPTHIKSTWVPAAKRRERQQHLTVIQQQQQQQQQQHQQHQQQLQLRGENPKRQRENPSSSALACTRLPTHTSGLEIANFPSEVNSPAVFRCVRVSSIDETDDQYAYQTAVNIGGHVFKGILYDHGPEGHYGGGESSSAGGGGLQQLNLITGAAAAASTSTATAATTGSGSAGAAAAFLDPSLYPAPLNTFMAGTQFFPHPRP